The following are encoded in a window of Arthrobacter antioxidans genomic DNA:
- a CDS encoding GNAT family N-acetyltransferase has translation MTGESAAGAAADPLVGIWPLFGLVLTTPRLVLTPVRDEHLPELIDAVLAGIHDPGEMPFSVPWTDAPREVLITETAKHQWRLRAGVSTDAWAINFAVLHDGRVIGVQDLTAHSFPLLRRVGSGSWLTRSAQGLGLGTEMRAAVLQFAFDHLGATSAVSEAAAWNGASLGVSTRLGYALNGTTLVEARCGEVDVQQNLLLAREDFVRPGWVAGVQGVEAVLDLLIPGTPD, from the coding sequence GTGACCGGGGAGTCCGCCGCCGGTGCCGCTGCGGACCCCCTCGTCGGCATCTGGCCGCTGTTCGGTCTCGTCCTCACGACGCCCCGGCTGGTCCTCACCCCGGTCCGCGACGAGCATCTGCCGGAACTGATCGACGCCGTCCTCGCGGGCATCCACGACCCGGGGGAGATGCCCTTCAGCGTCCCGTGGACGGACGCGCCGCGGGAGGTCCTGATCACGGAGACGGCGAAGCACCAGTGGCGGCTCCGCGCCGGGGTCTCGACGGACGCCTGGGCCATCAACTTCGCCGTCCTGCACGATGGCCGCGTGATCGGTGTGCAGGACCTCACCGCCCACTCGTTCCCGTTGCTCCGTCGCGTCGGCTCGGGCTCATGGCTCACGCGGTCCGCCCAGGGCCTGGGGCTCGGGACCGAGATGCGGGCGGCCGTGCTCCAGTTCGCCTTCGACCACCTGGGCGCGACGTCCGCGGTGTCCGAGGCCGCGGCGTGGAACGGCGCCTCGCTGGGCGTGTCCACCCGGCTGGGCTACGCCCTGAACGGGACCACGCTCGTGGAGGCCCGTTGCGGGGAGGTCGATGTGCAGCAGAACCTCCTGCTGGCCCGCGAGGACTTCGTCCGGCCGGGCTGGGTGGCCGGCGTGCAGGGCGTCGAGGCGGTCCTGGACCTCCTCATTCCCGGAACGCCGGACTGA
- the rdgB gene encoding RdgB/HAM1 family non-canonical purine NTP pyrophosphatase yields the protein MPEQSRPRLVLATRNAGKLRELRELLRGQVPGLDVDTQVVDAATVGAPDVVESGVTFEENAALKAEQTARATGLLAVADDSGLAVDVLGGAPGIFSARWAGRHGDDAANLDLLLAQLADIPEERRGAAFVCAAALAHPDGAAGHTERGELRGSLLAAPRGAGGFGYDPVLVPEGLDRTCAELAPEEKNAISHRGIAFRALLPHLVEALS from the coding sequence GTGCCTGAGCAGTCCCGGCCGCGGCTCGTCCTGGCCACCCGCAACGCCGGCAAGCTGCGTGAGCTGCGCGAGCTGCTGCGCGGGCAGGTGCCCGGGCTCGACGTCGACACGCAGGTCGTCGACGCCGCCACCGTCGGCGCCCCGGACGTCGTGGAGAGCGGCGTCACCTTCGAGGAGAACGCCGCGCTGAAGGCCGAGCAGACCGCGCGGGCCACCGGCCTCCTCGCCGTCGCCGACGACTCGGGGCTGGCCGTGGACGTCCTCGGCGGAGCGCCGGGCATCTTCTCCGCCCGCTGGGCGGGCCGGCACGGCGACGACGCCGCCAATCTCGATCTCCTCCTGGCGCAGCTCGCGGACATCCCGGAGGAGCGGCGCGGCGCGGCCTTCGTCTGCGCTGCGGCCCTCGCCCACCCCGACGGCGCCGCCGGGCACACCGAGCGCGGCGAACTGCGGGGATCGCTCCTGGCCGCCCCGCGCGGCGCGGGCGGTTTCGGGTACGACCCCGTCCTCGTGCCCGAAGGCCTCGACCGCACGTGCGCGGAGCTCGCCCCGGAGGAGAAGAACGCGATCAGCCACCGCGGCATCGCGTTCAGGGCGCTCCTGCCGCACCTCGTCGAGGCGCTGTCCTGA
- a CDS encoding HAD family hydrolase gives MARTDSPHRWYLFDYGNVISTAPTPQDWDLLAEAVGVDRLQEPASAYWRHRGAYDAGSLTSDEYWSLVRGRRIEPARSAWLDVLDANQWSHLNLETLDVLEDLDARGERLALLSNMPAAMAVQFAGAPWTRLFRHSFFSSSLRLVKPAPAIFDRVLAELQAAPGQVTFVDDAPANIAAAKGMGIHGLLFEPSSDLSRLLAEGRPVSPAFRE, from the coding sequence CCGCACCGGTGGTACCTCTTCGACTACGGCAACGTGATCTCCACGGCCCCGACACCCCAGGACTGGGACCTGCTCGCGGAGGCGGTCGGCGTCGACCGCCTGCAGGAGCCGGCGTCCGCCTACTGGCGGCACCGCGGCGCCTACGACGCCGGGTCCCTGACCTCCGACGAGTACTGGTCGCTCGTGCGCGGCCGGCGCATCGAGCCCGCCCGCTCCGCGTGGCTGGACGTCCTCGACGCGAACCAGTGGTCACACCTGAACCTCGAGACGCTCGACGTCCTCGAGGATCTGGACGCGCGGGGCGAGCGCCTCGCGCTGCTGTCCAACATGCCGGCGGCCATGGCTGTGCAGTTCGCCGGCGCCCCGTGGACGAGGCTCTTCCGGCACAGCTTCTTCAGTTCGTCGCTGCGGCTCGTCAAACCCGCTCCCGCGATCTTCGACCGCGTCCTCGCCGAGCTCCAGGCCGCCCCGGGGCAGGTGACCTTCGTCGACGACGCGCCCGCGAACATCGCCGCGGCGAAGGGCATGGGCATCCACGGGCTGCTGTTCGAGCCGTCGTCGGACCTCTCGCGCCTGCTCGCGGAGGGGCGGCCCGTCAGTCCGGCGTTCCGGGAATGA
- a CDS encoding DedA family protein, with translation MSITQTVQTIHVAAATTTSDGSALGAVTDWAVNLMETIGAPGAGLAVALENLFPPLPSEVILPLAGFTASRGNFSLFEAILWTTIGSVVGAYALYALGAWLGRDRMRRLVSKVPLIDLEDVDKVEAWFNRHGYSAVFFGRMIPLFRSLVSIPAGIERMPVGKFLLLTAAGSLIWNSIFVLAGFYLGENWHIVEQYASTFQRIVIIGIILFLLYFVVSKVRKYRAKKRIQ, from the coding sequence GTGAGCATCACCCAGACAGTCCAGACGATCCACGTCGCAGCGGCGACCACGACGTCGGACGGCTCGGCCCTCGGCGCCGTCACGGACTGGGCGGTGAACCTGATGGAGACCATCGGGGCGCCCGGTGCGGGCCTGGCGGTCGCCCTCGAGAACCTCTTCCCGCCGCTGCCGAGCGAAGTGATCCTGCCCCTGGCAGGCTTCACCGCCAGCCGCGGCAACTTCTCCCTGTTCGAGGCGATCCTGTGGACCACCATCGGTTCGGTGGTCGGCGCCTACGCGCTGTACGCCCTCGGGGCCTGGCTGGGCCGGGACCGCATGCGGCGGCTCGTGTCCAAGGTGCCGCTCATCGACCTCGAGGACGTCGACAAGGTGGAGGCCTGGTTCAACCGGCACGGGTACAGTGCCGTCTTCTTCGGCCGCATGATCCCGCTCTTCAGGAGCCTCGTGTCCATCCCCGCGGGCATCGAGCGCATGCCGGTCGGCAAGTTCCTCCTGCTCACCGCGGCCGGAAGCCTCATCTGGAACTCGATCTTCGTGCTGGCGGGGTTCTACCTGGGGGAGAACTGGCACATCGTGGAGCAGTACGCGAGCACGTTCCAGAGGATCGTCATCATCGGCATCATCCTGTTCCTCCTCTACTTCGTCGTCTCGAAGGTGCGCAAGTACCGCGCGAAGAAGCGGATCCAGTGA